In the genome of Bosea sp. BIWAKO-01, the window CGTCGGCACGAACAGGATGAAGACGAGCGCGCCCAGCTTGACGACCAGCGAGACCCATTTCGCCATCTGGGCCTCCTGCCGGTCGGTCGGGTTCCGGTTGATGAACTCCCGGTGGATGTTGCGGGTATAGAGATTGGCGGCCGCGATCGACATGATCGCGGCGGGAACCAGGGCCCCGATGCCGATGGCGGCGAAGGCGATGCCGACGAACCAGGCCGGGAAACTGTGCAGGAACAGGGCCGGCACTGCGAAATTATTGCCGAACTCGGCAAAGCCCGCCGCATATTCCGGCATGCTGCGGACGCCGGCGGCGATCGCGAAGAAGCCAAATAGCGCCAGAATGCCGAGCAGGAAGGAATAGGCCGGCAGCATGGCCGCATTGCGCCGGATGGCCTGGCCACCGTTGGCGCTGAGAATGCCGGTGATGGAATGCGGGTAGAGGAACAGCGCCAGCGCCGATCCGAGCGCCAGCGTCGCATAGGTGCTGTAGGCGCCGGTCGAGCCGGGAGCCGGCGTTTCGAGCAGGACCTTCGTGTCCGGCACCGCGGCGAAGATCTTGGCAAAGCCGCCGAGCTGGATCGGGATGACGATGATCGCGGCAAAGGCGGTGACATAGATCAGGATGTCCTTGACGATCGCGATCGAGGCCGGCGCGCGCAGGCCGCTCGAATAGGTGAAGGCCGCCAGGACCAGGAAGGCGAAGATCAGCGGCAGGTCGGCGGCAAGGCCGGTCCCGGAAATGCCGAGCGCGCCGATGACAACCTGGATGCCGACGAGCTGCAGCGCGATATAGGGCATGGTCGCGAGGATGCCCGTGATGGTCACCGCGAGCGCCAGCCAGCGATTGCCGAAGCGGCCGCGGACGAAATCGGCAGCCGTGATGTAGCCGTGCCTGTGACAGACATGCCAGAGCCTGGGAAACACCAGGAACAGGATCGGGTAGATCACGATCGTATAGG includes:
- the mctP gene encoding monocarboxylate uptake permease MctP, giving the protein MQDVNWTATTVFVALFGFITWLGFAAANWRKADLDQLHEWGLGGRRFGTWITWFLVGGDLYTAYTFIAVPALAFGAGAVAFFAVPYTIVIYPILFLVFPRLWHVCHRHGYITAADFVRGRFGNRWLALAVTITGILATMPYIALQLVGIQVVIGALGISGTGLAADLPLIFAFLVLAAFTYSSGLRAPASIAIVKDILIYVTAFAAIIVIPIQLGGFAKIFAAVPDTKVLLETPAPGSTGAYSTYATLALGSALALFLYPHSITGILSANGGQAIRRNAAMLPAYSFLLGILALFGFFAIAAGVRSMPEYAAGFAEFGNNFAVPALFLHSFPAWFVGIAFAAIGIGALVPAAIMSIAAANLYTRNIHREFINRNPTDRQEAQMAKWVSLVVKLGALVFILFVPTQYAIQLQLLGGIWIIQTLPAVMLGVYTRWFDGWALLIGWLAGIVAGTLMAFASNLTPTFPLRFGGHVFPGYTAVYTLVLNLVIAVVLTVLFRALAHSTAADETMAADYSA